In Nitrospinota bacterium, the following proteins share a genomic window:
- a CDS encoding aconitate hydratase produces the protein MLMELAPIEKLFKSYASICDAARKNLGRDLTIVEKILYTHMSLDTDYSKLERGVSNIFLSPDRVAMQDATAQMAILQFMSAKMPKVAVPTTVHCDHLIQAYTGAMADLKAAEETNKEVYDFLKSAAMKYGMGFWKPGSGIIHQVVYENYACPGTMMIGTDSHTPNAGGMGTIAIGVGGADAVDVMTGQPFMTKMPQLVGIKLTGKLNGWTASKDVILKVATMLTVKGGTGKILEYFGEGARSMSATSKGTVTNMGAEIGATTSTFGYDEMMDPYLRATDRGPIADLCKEYAEHLRSDPSVEADPEKYYDEYYEIDLNTLEPHIVGPHTPDLGRPVSAMSSEVDEKGYPADLSAALIGSCTNSSYEDMTRSVSLVRQAKAAGLKAKSNLMVTPGSETIYQTIKRDGILQEFEDVGGTVLANACGPCIGQWKRDDIQKGDKNSILTSYNRNFAKRNDGNPETLGFISSPELVVAMAFGGSMKFNPLTDTLKDKDGNDFKFEPPSGEVLPSNGYTPQDAGYEAPSMSGEVIISPTSERLAFLEPFPKQDPVADYTDLPVLFKASGKCTTDHISQAGPWLKFRGHLDNISNNMFLGATNAFHSETGKGNNPVTGEENQELNKIARNLKDSGLGWVAFGQENVGEGSSREHAAMEPRHMGCRAFVANSYARIFEANLKKQAVLPFTFADTSDYDKIQPKDRITCEGLDQLAPGKPVTLTVKHEDGSSDSIQVNHTLNEKEINWFKSGSCLNFVGSQK, from the coding sequence ATTAGCTCCAATTGAAAAGCTGTTTAAGTCTTACGCAAGCATTTGTGATGCTGCACGTAAAAATTTGGGCCGTGATTTAACCATAGTAGAAAAAATTCTTTACACTCATATGAGCCTCGATACGGACTATTCTAAACTAGAGCGAGGTGTTTCCAATATTTTTCTTAGTCCGGACCGTGTAGCCATGCAGGATGCAACTGCGCAAATGGCCATCCTTCAATTCATGTCTGCTAAAATGCCAAAGGTTGCTGTTCCGACTACTGTACACTGCGATCATCTGATCCAGGCTTATACAGGTGCCATGGCAGACCTTAAAGCTGCAGAAGAAACTAATAAAGAAGTCTATGACTTTTTGAAATCCGCCGCCATGAAATATGGCATGGGATTCTGGAAACCCGGTTCGGGGATTATCCATCAAGTGGTTTATGAGAACTATGCTTGCCCCGGTACTATGATGATTGGAACTGACTCTCACACTCCAAACGCTGGCGGAATGGGTACCATTGCAATTGGTGTGGGTGGTGCTGACGCTGTAGATGTTATGACTGGACAACCTTTCATGACAAAAATGCCACAACTTGTTGGAATTAAGCTAACGGGAAAACTGAACGGCTGGACCGCATCCAAAGATGTCATTCTTAAAGTGGCAACCATGCTGACAGTTAAAGGTGGAACCGGTAAAATTTTAGAGTATTTTGGTGAAGGTGCAAGAAGCATGAGTGCAACCAGTAAAGGTACGGTTACAAATATGGGTGCTGAAATTGGCGCAACCACCTCAACTTTTGGCTATGACGAAATGATGGATCCTTATCTTCGTGCTACCGATCGTGGGCCTATTGCTGATTTATGTAAAGAGTATGCCGAGCATTTGCGTTCTGATCCATCAGTTGAAGCAGACCCTGAAAAATACTACGATGAGTACTATGAAATTGATCTGAATACTCTTGAGCCGCACATTGTTGGACCTCATACACCGGATCTTGGTCGTCCTGTTTCAGCAATGAGCTCTGAAGTGGATGAGAAAGGTTACCCTGCTGATCTTTCTGCTGCTTTGATCGGCTCCTGCACCAACTCCAGCTATGAAGACATGACCCGTTCGGTCAGTCTGGTCCGCCAGGCCAAAGCGGCTGGACTCAAGGCAAAGTCCAACCTGATGGTGACACCGGGCTCTGAAACCATTTATCAGACCATTAAACGAGACGGTATATTGCAGGAGTTTGAAGATGTTGGCGGCACTGTCCTGGCTAATGCCTGTGGCCCCTGTATCGGTCAGTGGAAACGGGATGATATCCAGAAAGGTGACAAAAACAGCATTCTCACCTCTTACAACCGTAATTTCGCCAAGCGTAACGATGGCAACCCCGAAACACTGGGATTCATCAGCAGCCCCGAGTTGGTTGTTGCTATGGCATTTGGCGGTTCGATGAAGTTCAATCCTTTGACCGACACGTTGAAAGACAAAGACGGCAACGATTTCAAATTTGAGCCACCATCGGGTGAGGTTCTACCTTCTAATGGGTACACACCTCAGGATGCTGGTTATGAAGCGCCGAGCATGTCTGGGGAAGTTATTATAAGCCCAACCAGTGAACGCCTCGCGTTCCTTGAGCCGTTCCCGAAACAGGATCCGGTCGCGGATTATACAGATCTTCCGGTATTGTTTAAAGCAAGTGGGAAATGTACAACTGACCATATTTCTCAGGCAGGTCCGTGGTTGAAGTTCCGCGGTCATCTGGACAACATCAGTAACAACATGTTCCTCGGTGCTACAAACGCATTCCACTCCGAAACAGGAAAAGGTAATAATCCTGTAACAGGAGAGGAAAACCAGGAGCTCAATAAAATAGCCCGTAACCTGAAAGATTCTGGACTGGGTTGGGTAGCATTTGGTCAGGAGAATGTTGGTGAAGGCTCCAGTCGTGAACATGCGGCCATGGAACCCCGCCATATGGGATGTCGAGCATTTGTAGCCAACTCCTACGCACGTATCTTTGAAGCGAACCTGAAGAAGCAGGCTGTCCTGCCCTTTACTTTTGCGGATACTTCGGATTATGACAAGATTCAGCCCAAAGACAGAATCACCTGTGAAGGACTGGATCAGTTGGCCCCCGGCAAACCGGTCACACTGACTGTCAAACATGAAGACGGTTCGAGCGACTCCATCCAGGTGAACCACACTCTCAATGAAAAAGAGATCAACTGGTTCAAATCTGGATCATGCCTCAATTTCGTCGGATCACAAAAGTAG